One part of the Arachidicoccus terrestris genome encodes these proteins:
- a CDS encoding alpha-L-fucosidase: MKKILIVLGICLFAGFARGQSVDKDIRMAWWRAARFGMFIHWGVYSQWGGVYHGHKQAHGGAEWIMNRCKIPVKEYQQRAKSFNPVNYDPDAIVRMAKEAGMKYIIITSKHHDGFALFKSKASKWNVVDATAYGKDLLKPLAEACRKYGVKLGFYYSQAQDWNNPGGAAARKLMREGWPNPDSAKIDAYTAAHKGHWDPLQTSKTFDQYINDVSVPQVKEILSNYGDIAVLWWDTPTNMTDEAAQKLKDVLKLQPNIITNDRLKRPNFPGDTKTPEQKIPTQEQLDGKDWETCMTMNGSWGYKSWDHNWKSVTTLIRNLVDIASKGGNYLLNIGPKEDGSVPQESIDRLKAIGKWMKINSSAIYATHASPLHDLAWGRCTMKDKGENTTLNLFVFDWPADGKLLIPALSNDVVSATLIAGHKKLTARNENGNVMIEVPKEAPDSIASLIQLDVRGRVENVNIKGKKQMKSGALD, encoded by the coding sequence ATGAAGAAAATATTAATCGTCCTGGGTATTTGCCTGTTTGCAGGTTTTGCAAGAGGACAATCGGTGGACAAGGACATCCGGATGGCATGGTGGCGTGCTGCACGATTTGGCATGTTTATCCATTGGGGTGTTTATTCTCAATGGGGAGGTGTATACCATGGACATAAACAGGCGCATGGCGGTGCCGAATGGATCATGAATCGATGTAAGATTCCTGTAAAAGAATATCAGCAACGTGCAAAATCGTTCAATCCGGTTAACTATGATCCGGATGCCATTGTAAGAATGGCAAAGGAAGCGGGTATGAAATATATCATTATTACCTCGAAGCACCATGACGGCTTTGCTTTGTTTAAGTCAAAGGCAAGTAAATGGAATGTGGTCGATGCCACCGCCTATGGGAAAGACCTGTTGAAGCCGTTGGCAGAAGCCTGCCGGAAGTATGGTGTGAAACTGGGTTTTTACTATTCGCAGGCACAGGATTGGAATAATCCGGGAGGTGCGGCTGCACGTAAGTTAATGCGGGAAGGGTGGCCTAATCCGGATTCAGCCAAAATAGATGCGTACACTGCAGCACATAAAGGGCATTGGGACCCGTTGCAAACAAGCAAGACCTTTGATCAGTATATTAATGATGTGTCCGTACCACAGGTGAAAGAGATCCTGAGTAATTATGGAGATATTGCTGTTTTATGGTGGGACACCCCGACCAATATGACAGATGAAGCTGCACAGAAGCTAAAAGATGTTTTGAAGTTACAACCTAACATTATTACAAATGACCGCCTGAAACGCCCCAATTTTCCAGGTGATACAAAGACGCCTGAGCAAAAGATCCCGACTCAGGAACAGTTGGATGGAAAAGACTGGGAAACCTGTATGACAATGAATGGCAGTTGGGGGTATAAAAGTTGGGATCATAACTGGAAGTCTGTTACCACTCTTATCCGGAATTTAGTAGATATTGCTTCCAAAGGGGGCAATTATTTATTAAACATAGGTCCCAAGGAAGATGGTTCTGTGCCTCAGGAAAGCATCGACAGGCTGAAAGCGATCGGCAAGTGGATGAAGATCAATAGTAGTGCCATTTACGCAACCCATGCCAGTCCGCTGCATGATCTTGCATGGGGGCGCTGTACGATGAAGGACAAGGGCGAGAATACGACCTTAAATCTGTTTGTATTTGACTGGCCTGCCGATGGTAAACTGTTGATACCCGCCCTTTCCAATGATGTGGTAAGTGCGACACTGATCGCCGGCCATAAGAAATTGACGGCAAGGAATGAAAACGGTAACGTAATGATCGAAGTGCCTAAAGAAGCACCGGATTCAATAGCTTCATTAATTCAGTTGGACGTACGGGGCAGAGTAGAAAATGTGAATATAAAAGGGAAAAAGCAGATGAAAAGTGGTGCATTGGATTAA
- a CDS encoding SGNH/GDSL hydrolase family protein — protein MKLKKQIQVLTAAALLSLITIKVCHAQVIANETASVWKGFIKHCFTINGSEAWYVAPKKPVKGNPWVWRAYFPDWHTDMDSILLTRGFFIAYVKAPDLFGHYSAINTWDDFYHYLTSVKGFAMKPALEAVSRGGLYAYGWAKRNPSKVSCIYAEAPVCDFTSWPGGKGAGNGSAADWRKLLSAYGLTDKEAMGYKDQPKDNLETLAAYKVPILHVIGLKDSIVPYAENTALLVQNYVRQGGPATVIPMTGGPQQLHGHHFKIEDPGQWADFICQHSLPVQRPLHASQFIKHFGSLDNVLYKIKEKAEVRVAFLGGSITHMTGWRDIVMAWLTERFPKVHFDFINAGIPSLGSLPHAFRLQNDVLDKGRIDLLFVESAVNDYVNKTPATIQQRALEGIIRHALSFNPYMDVVLMAFADEFKLTDYAAGKIPREVQLHEQLARYYHLPFINLAREVYMRIQNKEFSWRDDFKNLHPSAFGQALYANTIQTLLYNSPGRQVERKPKKAFLPDPKDPFCYMDGTYLSLKEANLVKGFTLNPSWTPKDSAHTRPGFVKIPALEAMQSGATLELAFTGTAVGVAVLSGPDAGIIRYSIDGEPSEITDLYTEWSSGLHLPWYILLGDGLPNGKHRLVITIAEGRNVSSNGNAVRIAHFLINK, from the coding sequence ATGAAATTAAAAAAACAGATACAGGTACTGACCGCAGCGGCACTCCTCTCGTTGATAACGATAAAGGTCTGCCATGCACAGGTTATTGCCAACGAAACAGCGTCAGTATGGAAAGGCTTTATTAAACATTGTTTTACAATTAATGGTTCTGAGGCCTGGTATGTGGCGCCCAAAAAACCGGTAAAGGGAAACCCCTGGGTCTGGCGCGCTTACTTTCCTGACTGGCATACAGATATGGACAGTATTTTACTGACCCGTGGGTTTTTTATTGCCTATGTTAAAGCGCCGGATCTGTTTGGTCATTATAGCGCGATAAATACGTGGGATGATTTTTATCATTACTTGACAAGTGTCAAAGGGTTTGCTATGAAACCGGCACTGGAAGCCGTAAGCCGTGGCGGATTATATGCTTATGGCTGGGCAAAGAGGAATCCATCTAAAGTGAGCTGCATTTATGCAGAAGCCCCGGTTTGCGACTTTACCAGCTGGCCTGGAGGGAAAGGTGCGGGAAATGGCTCTGCGGCTGATTGGAGAAAGCTATTGTCTGCATATGGTTTAACCGATAAGGAAGCAATGGGCTATAAAGACCAACCCAAGGATAATCTGGAAACACTGGCAGCTTATAAAGTACCGATCCTGCATGTAATCGGGCTGAAAGACAGCATTGTTCCTTACGCTGAAAATACTGCACTGCTGGTTCAAAATTACGTCAGGCAGGGCGGCCCTGCTACCGTAATCCCGATGACCGGGGGTCCACAGCAGCTTCATGGGCATCATTTTAAGATCGAAGACCCCGGACAGTGGGCTGATTTTATATGTCAGCATTCTTTGCCCGTTCAGCGGCCACTACATGCCTCTCAGTTTATTAAGCATTTTGGAAGCCTTGATAATGTACTGTATAAAATCAAGGAGAAGGCGGAGGTCAGGGTGGCATTTCTGGGAGGTTCCATCACCCATATGACTGGTTGGCGGGATATCGTGATGGCGTGGCTTACCGAGAGGTTCCCAAAGGTTCATTTTGATTTTATCAATGCCGGTATACCATCTTTGGGCAGCCTGCCACATGCGTTCCGTTTACAAAATGATGTATTGGATAAAGGGCGTATTGATCTTTTGTTCGTCGAATCGGCTGTGAATGATTATGTTAACAAAACCCCTGCCACTATCCAACAAAGAGCATTGGAGGGTATTATCCGGCATGCGCTGTCTTTTAATCCTTACATGGATGTGGTCTTAATGGCATTTGCAGACGAATTTAAACTGACAGACTACGCGGCAGGAAAAATACCCCGTGAGGTTCAATTGCATGAACAGCTGGCCCGTTATTACCACCTTCCTTTTATTAACCTGGCCAGGGAAGTGTATATGCGCATTCAGAATAAGGAGTTTAGCTGGAGGGATGATTTTAAAAACCTGCATCCGTCTGCCTTTGGTCAGGCATTGTATGCAAATACGATCCAGACACTTTTATATAATTCCCCCGGCAGGCAAGTCGAAAGAAAGCCCAAGAAAGCATTTTTGCCCGACCCGAAGGACCCCTTCTGCTATATGGATGGGACATATCTTTCATTAAAAGAAGCAAATTTGGTGAAAGGGTTTACACTGAATCCTTCGTGGACGCCTAAAGACAGTGCACATACACGGCCAGGTTTTGTAAAAATACCGGCGCTGGAAGCAATGCAGTCTGGCGCAACATTGGAATTAGCGTTTACAGGTACGGCTGTCGGGGTAGCCGTATTGTCCGGACCAGATGCCGGTATTATTCGCTATTCCATCGACGGAGAACCCTCGGAAATCACTGACTTATATACTGAGTGGAGCAGTGGCTTACATTTGCCATGGTATATATTATTGGGTGACGGGCTGCCGAATGGCAAACACAGGCTAGTGATTACAATAGCTGAAGGACGGAATGTTTCGTCAAATGGAAATGCAGTGCGTATCGCGCATTTTCTGATAAATAAATAG